A part of Curtobacterium sp. MCLR17_036 genomic DNA contains:
- a CDS encoding MMPL family transporter: MAGLLYRLGRFSARRHWLVIISWVVILGIVGGTYALFAGTISSAISIPNTKTSQVQDELADKFPSANGGNGTIVFQTTDGKAFSDAQQSDIDDFMTKLERLDGVKGTTSGFATQDQLDEQRQKIVDGRKEISDGREKLERGQDQLDAQEKELASGKQQIADAQDQLDAQKAQAQAAGAAAAAAAQAQLAQAQAQIDAQQQQIDAGAQQLSAAQDEIDANAKKLDDSSTELEQGSALLDLSKDVRFVSSNGSAAIGTVQFTKSTYEVPADTKTAIADDADSADIEGVDVFVSNDIAQGVPSILGPGEIVGVIIAALVLFLMLRTVIGAAIPLVSAVLGVGVASLASLSFSSLVEFISVTPVLGVMLGLAVGIDYSLFILNRHRTQLKQGMGVHESIGLANGTSGNAVVFAGATVIVALLALNITGIPFLGLMGTVGAVAVFFAICIATSFTPALLSLIGMRILRKKERAKIGNTGSTRVPNKPMSTWRAIVTLVAGVAVLGTIALPATQMRLGLPSGSSEAVESSQYKAYKTLEQEFGAGQNGPLLVVATLPDAISKSDVTATEVTIGQAIAKNDDVAAVLPIGTSKARDIIAFQVKPDGGPDSVSTEEVVKDLREQTVSTDDGTVTLGVAGNASANIDVSEKLSNVLPLYLVVVVGLSLIILIIVFRSFLVPITATAGFILSVLASFGGLTAIYQFGWLGSVFGVHDPAPILSFLPIIEIGILFGLAMDYQLFLVSGMREAYAHGASAKVAVQRGLHAGRAVVTAAAIIMISVFAGFIFSDSSTIKPIGFGLAFGVLVDAFVVRMLLIPAAMHLLGKSAWWFPKWLDRIVPDVDVEGAKLERGDASHGDAHGGDSRGDSRGADPRGAEDTHTGAHALPVQPDAHPHDSGHPPAHRA; encoded by the coding sequence ATGGCCGGTCTCCTCTACCGTCTCGGACGGTTCTCGGCACGACGCCACTGGCTCGTGATCATCTCCTGGGTCGTGATCCTCGGCATCGTCGGCGGCACCTACGCCCTGTTCGCCGGCACGATCTCGTCCGCGATCTCGATCCCGAACACCAAGACCAGCCAGGTGCAGGACGAGCTCGCCGACAAGTTCCCGTCCGCGAACGGCGGCAACGGGACGATCGTCTTCCAGACGACGGACGGCAAGGCGTTCTCCGACGCGCAGCAGTCCGACATCGACGACTTCATGACGAAGCTCGAGCGGCTCGACGGCGTGAAGGGCACGACGAGCGGCTTCGCGACGCAGGACCAGCTCGACGAGCAGCGGCAGAAGATCGTCGACGGCCGCAAGGAGATCAGCGACGGCCGCGAGAAGCTCGAGCGCGGTCAGGACCAGCTCGACGCGCAGGAGAAGGAACTCGCCTCCGGCAAGCAGCAGATCGCGGACGCGCAGGACCAGCTCGACGCGCAGAAGGCCCAGGCGCAGGCCGCCGGTGCCGCAGCAGCCGCTGCCGCGCAGGCACAACTCGCCCAGGCGCAGGCGCAGATCGACGCCCAGCAGCAGCAGATCGACGCGGGTGCGCAGCAGCTGTCCGCGGCGCAGGACGAGATCGACGCGAACGCGAAGAAGCTCGACGACAGCTCGACCGAGCTCGAGCAGGGTTCGGCGCTGCTCGACCTGTCGAAGGACGTCCGGTTCGTCTCGTCGAACGGCAGCGCCGCGATCGGCACCGTCCAGTTCACCAAGTCGACCTACGAGGTCCCGGCGGACACGAAGACCGCCATCGCGGACGATGCCGACTCGGCCGACATCGAGGGCGTCGACGTCTTCGTCTCGAACGACATCGCCCAGGGCGTCCCGTCGATCCTCGGTCCCGGTGAGATCGTCGGCGTGATCATCGCCGCGCTCGTGCTGTTCCTCATGCTCCGCACCGTCATCGGCGCGGCGATCCCGCTCGTCTCCGCCGTGCTCGGCGTCGGCGTCGCCTCGCTGGCCTCGCTGTCGTTCTCGAGCCTGGTCGAGTTCATCTCGGTCACGCCGGTGCTGGGGGTGATGCTCGGCCTGGCGGTCGGCATCGACTACTCGCTGTTCATCCTGAACCGGCACCGCACCCAGCTCAAGCAGGGCATGGGCGTGCACGAGTCGATCGGCCTGGCGAACGGCACCTCCGGCAACGCGGTGGTCTTCGCCGGTGCGACCGTCATCGTCGCCCTGCTCGCGCTGAACATCACGGGCATCCCGTTCCTCGGCCTGATGGGCACCGTCGGCGCCGTCGCGGTCTTCTTCGCGATCTGCATCGCGACGTCCTTCACCCCGGCGCTGCTGTCGCTCATCGGCATGCGGATCCTGCGCAAGAAGGAGCGCGCCAAGATCGGCAACACGGGCTCCACCCGGGTCCCGAACAAGCCGATGTCGACCTGGCGCGCGATCGTCACGCTCGTCGCCGGCGTCGCCGTCCTCGGCACGATCGCCCTCCCCGCGACCCAGATGCGCCTCGGCCTGCCGAGCGGGTCGTCCGAGGCCGTCGAGTCGAGCCAGTACAAGGCCTACAAGACGCTCGAGCAGGAGTTCGGCGCCGGCCAGAACGGCCCGCTGCTCGTCGTCGCGACCCTGCCGGACGCGATCAGCAAGAGCGACGTCACCGCGACCGAGGTCACCATCGGTCAGGCGATCGCGAAGAACGACGACGTCGCGGCCGTGCTGCCCATCGGCACCTCGAAGGCGCGCGACATCATCGCCTTCCAGGTGAAGCCGGACGGCGGCCCGGACAGCGTCTCGACCGAGGAGGTCGTGAAGGACCTGCGCGAGCAGACCGTCTCGACCGACGACGGCACGGTCACCCTCGGCGTCGCCGGCAACGCCTCGGCGAACATCGACGTGTCCGAGAAGCTCTCGAACGTGCTGCCGCTGTACCTCGTGGTCGTCGTCGGGCTCTCGCTGATCATCCTGATCATCGTGTTCCGGTCGTTCCTCGTGCCGATCACCGCGACCGCCGGCTTCATCCTGTCGGTCCTGGCGTCCTTCGGCGGCCTGACCGCGATCTACCAGTTCGGCTGGCTCGGCTCCGTGTTCGGTGTGCACGACCCGGCACCGATCCTGAGCTTCCTGCCCATCATCGAGATCGGCATCCTGTTCGGGCTCGCGATGGACTACCAGCTCTTCCTGGTGTCCGGCATGCGTGAGGCCTACGCCCACGGCGCCTCGGCGAAGGTCGCGGTCCAGCGCGGTCTGCACGCCGGACGCGCGGTGGTCACGGCGGCCGCGATCATCATGATCTCGGTGTTCGCGGGCTTCATCTTCTCGGACTCGTCCACGATCAAGCCGATCGGCTTCGGCCTGGCGTTCGGTGTGCTGGTCGACGCGTTCGTCGTCCGCATGCTGCTCATCCCGGCGGCGATGCACCTGCTCGGCAAGAGCGCCTGGTGGTTCCCGAAGTGGCTCGACCGCATCGTGCCGGACGTCGACGTCGAGGGCGCCAAGCTCGAACGCGGCGACGCCTCGCACGGCGACGCGCACGGCGGCGACTCGCGCGGTGACTCCCGCGGCGCCGATCCCCGCGGCGCCGAGGACACCCACACCGGCGCCCACGCCCTGCCGGTGCAGCCCGACGCCCACCCGCACGACTCGGGGCACCCGCCCGCGCACCGCGCGTAG
- a CDS encoding MarR family transcriptional regulator, with amino-acid sequence MTDEPDPLALDRQLCFALAATSRSVIGLYRDLLEPMGLTHPQYLVLLALWERDPRSVREIAGELRLDSATLSPLLKRLEASGYVRRTRSTADERQLEVSLTTAGRALRDRAQAVPLAVADRLGWPLARLEALKDELTDLLERVDQV; translated from the coding sequence ATGACCGACGAACCGGACCCGCTCGCGCTCGACCGGCAGCTGTGCTTCGCCCTCGCCGCTACGAGCCGGAGCGTCATCGGGCTGTACCGCGACCTGCTCGAGCCGATGGGCCTCACCCACCCGCAGTACCTCGTGCTGCTCGCACTGTGGGAACGCGACCCCCGGTCCGTACGGGAGATCGCGGGGGAACTCCGCCTGGACTCCGCGACGCTGAGCCCGCTGTTGAAGCGGCTGGAGGCCTCGGGCTACGTCCGCCGCACGCGCAGCACGGCCGACGAACGGCAGCTCGAGGTCTCGCTCACCACGGCGGGGCGCGCACTCCGCGACCGGGCGCAGGCGGTCCCGCTCGCCGTCGCGGACCGGCTCGGGTGGCCGCTCGCCCGGCTCGAGGCCCTGAAGGACGAGCTCACCGATCTGCTGGAACGCGTCGACCAGGTGTGA